Proteins co-encoded in one bacterium HR34 genomic window:
- the groS gene encoding 10 kDa chaperonin — protein sequence MKIKPILDHILIEPLKEEEKTKSGILIPDTAEKERPEQGKVLAVGPGKIGKDGKPVPLSVKEGDKVIFSKYGPTEIKIGDKEYLIAKEDDILAIIED from the coding sequence ATGAAAATAAAGCCAATTTTAGATCACATATTAATAGAACCACTTAAAGAAGAAGAAAAAACAAAATCAGGTATATTAATTCCAGACACTGCTGAAAAAGAAAGGCCAGAACAAGGAAAAGTTTTGGCAGTTGGTCCTGGTAAAATTGGGAAAGATGGAAAACCAGTACCTTTGAGTGTAAAAGAAGGCGATAAAGTTATCTTTTCAAAATATGGTCCAACTGAAATAAAAATAGGGGATAAAGAATATCTAATAGCAAAAGAGGATGATATTTTGGCAATAATAGAAGATTAA